In Mastacembelus armatus chromosome 5, fMasArm1.2, whole genome shotgun sequence, a single genomic region encodes these proteins:
- the cstf1 gene encoding cleavage stimulation factor subunit 1, with protein sequence MFRPKPTLKDRQHLYKLIISQLLYDGYTNIANSLINEVKPQSVVSPSEQLMQLAKIGMENDDSAVQYAIGRSDTVAPGVGIDLEFDADVQTMSPEASEYETCYVTSHKGPCRVATYSRDGQLIATGSADASIKILDTERMLAKSAMPIEVMMNETAQQNMENHPVIRTLYDHVDEVTCLAFHPTEQILASGSRDYTLKLFDYSKPSAKRAFKYIQEAEMLRSISFHPSGDFLLVGTQHPTLRLYDVNTFQCFVSCNPLDQHTDTISGVSYNPTANSYVTCSKDGSIKLWDGVSNRCVTTFEKAHDGAEVCSAIFSKNSKYILSSGKDSVVKLWEISTGRTLVKYTGAGLSGRQMHRTQGVFNHTEDYVLLPDERTISLCCWDSRTAERKNLLSLGHNNIVRCIVHSPTNPGFMTCSDDFRARFWYRRTTTD encoded by the exons GTGTAGTGTCGCCCTCTGAGCAGCTGATGCAGCTGGCAAAGATAG GGATGGAGAATGATGACAGTGCAGTTCAGTATGCCATTGGGCGCTCAGACACGGTGGCACCTGGAGTGGGTATTGACTTGGAATTTGATGCTGATGTCCAGACCATGTCTCCAGAGGCATCTGAGTATGAGACATGCTACGTTACATCTCATAAGGGTCCATGCCGTGTTGCCACATACAGTCGTGATGGCCAGCTGATTGCTACTGGCTCTGCTGATGCTTCCATAAAGATCCTGGATACTGAACGCATGCTAGCCAAGAGTGCCATGCCTATTGAG GTGATGATGAATGAGACAGCACAGCAAAACATGGAGAATCATCCTGTGATTCGGACACTGTATGACCATGTTGACGAAGTTACCTGTCTCGCCTTCCATCCAACTGAACAGATTCTAGCTTCTGGCTCAAGGGATTACACCCTCAAACTTTTTGACTACTCAAAGCCCTCTGCAAAAAGagcatttaaatatatacag GAAGCAGAAATGCTGCGTTCAATCTCTTTCCACCCTTCAGGTGACTTCTTGTTGGTAGGAACACAGCACCCCACCCTCCGCCTCTACGATGTCAATacctttcagtgttttgtgtccTGCAACCCTCTGgaccaacacacagacaccatcAGTGGTGTCAGCTACAATCCAACTGCCAATAGCTATGTCACCTGCAGCAAGGATGGCAGCATCAAGCTGTGGGATGGTGTCTCCAACCGCTGCGTGACCACATTCGAGAAGGCCCATGACGGCGCTGAGGTCTGCTCTGCTATTTTCTCGAAGAACTCGAAGTACATCTTGTCAAGTGGCAAAGACTCTGTGGTGAAACTGTGGGAGATCTCTACAGGCCGGACACTGGTCAAGTACACAG GTGCTGGGCTGAGTGGCCGTCAGATGCATCGCACACAGGGTGTGTTCAACCACACGGAGGACTATGTGCTGCTTCCCGATGAGCGCACCATCAGCCTGTGCTGTTGGGACTCTCgcacagcagagaggaaaaacttgCTCTCTTTGGGACACAACAACATCGTCCGCTGCATTGTGCACTCACCCACCAATCCAGGCTTTATGACCTGCAGTGACGACTTCAGGGCCCGCTTCTGGTACCGCCGTACCACCACAGACTGA